The genomic segment CCGCGAGAGGTCCCCCTCGCCCACTCCCAGTTCGGCGGCGATGCGCGTCGTGTCGATCAGGCCGGGCGGGAACCCGATCCGGTCGGCGAGGACGGCGTCGATCGCCGGCCCGTCGATGCCCGCGGCGAGCAGGCCGAGTTCGTACGGATCGCCCGAGCTCGGCCCGTTCCCCGCCATCGCCACGATCCCGTCGACGATCGTCACCGAGGGGGTGACGAGCTTGTAGAGATGGACGAGCATCTCGGCGAAACGGCCGGGCTTGGGGTAGAGCTTGTGCTGCTCGGACTTGCGGAAGCCGGGGATCGCCCCGAACATGTTCTTGACCGCGCCGGTCATCAGGGTCAGCGAGTGGGTCTTGAGCTTGGCGACGTTGACGATGACGTCGGCGTCGAGCACCGGCTTGGCGACGAAGAAGGTGTACGCCCCGAAAGGGACGCCCCGCGAGCCGGAGGCCTCGAAGTTGACCAGCTCGACGCCGGTCCGCTCGGCCATGGCCGCCATCCCCGAGTTCTCCCAGACGCGCCGGACGCCGCGCACGGCGCCGCCGGGGGAATCGCCGACGACCGGCTTTCCTCCCGCCCGGCGCACCGACTCGACGACCGCCGCGACGAGATTGGGGTGCGTGGTGATGGCGCGTTCCGGGGCCTTCGCGGAGAGGAGGTTCGGCTTGACGAGGACGCGCTGGTCGGGCTTGACGAACGAAGCCATCCCGCCGAGCGGGTCGAGCACGCGCTCGAGCGCGTCGGCGACGCGCGAGGGCTCGTAGTCCCCGCATCGCGCGAGGACGACCATGCTCTTCTCTCCGCCGCTCCGGATCACGGGGCATCTCCTCGTCTCTTCCGGCCGGGGGCGATGGCGTACAGGCCGACCCCGCACCGCTCCACCACCCCGCGCATCTCGAGCTCGAGCAGGAGGGGCAGAATCACGACGGCCGGAATATCGCAGATTTCCGCAAGTTCATCAATATGTTTCGGTTCGAGATCGAGCGCCGCGACGAGCCTCTGCGCCTCCCCGCCCGGCAAGAGTCCGTCGCGGGACGCGGTCTCGTCGCCGCCGGTCTCGATCTCCCCACCGCCGGACGCCTCCACCCCGCCGCCCGTCTCGATCTCCCCATCGCCGGACGCCTCCACCCCGCCGCCCGTCTCCGCCTCCCCGCCATCCTCCGCGCGCGCGGCGGCGCCGAGGGCGGGGATCGCATCGAGGACGTCCGCCAGGCTCTCGACGAGCGCGGCCCCGTCGCGGAGAAGCCGGTGCGGGCCGCGCGAGCCGGGGTGATCGACGGGGCCGGGGACGGCGAGGACCTCCCGCCCCTCCTCCGCGGCGAGCGCCGCGGTCACCATCGCCCCGCTCCCCTCGCCCGCCTCGACGACGACCGTGCCGAGGGCGAGGCCCGCCAGGATGCGGTTGCGCCGGGGGAAGTGGTGGCGGAGCGGCGGCGTGCCGAAGGGGAACTCCGAGACGAGGCAGCCCCGGCGGGCGATCTCGACGGCCAGGTCGGCGTTCTCGCGCGGATAGGCCACGTCGATCCCGCAGCCGAGGACGGCGACGGTCCCCCCCTCCTCCTCGAGCGCGCCGAGGTGGGCCGCCGTGTCGATCCCGCGCGCCAGCCCGCTGACGACGGCCACGCCGAGCCGCGAGAGTGCTGCGGCCAGCTCGCGGGCGACGACGCGGCCGCGCCGGCTCGCCGCCCGCGAGCCGACGATGCAGACAACCGGGCGGGCGGCCGTCTCGATCGCCCCCGAGACGAAAAGGAGCGGCGGCGGATCGGACGTCTCGGCGAGAAGCGGCGGATACCCCGGCTCGCCGAGCGACACCGCGCGGCAGCGGTCGCCGTCGATGCGCCGTTCCCAGGCGGCGGCCAGCTCGAGGTCCGGCGGGCCGGGCGGCCGCCCGAGGATGCGGCAGAGCCACTCCCTTCCCTGAACCGTCTCGAGCATCGCCGCGATGCGTTCGGGGGACAGCCGCCGGGACAGGCGGCGCCACGAGCCGGCGCCGACGCCGTCAGACGAGAGGATGCGCAGCCACGCGCGCGACAACCCCGTACATCCCATCCTCCACCTCCCCTGCACGGGCCGCACCGGAACGCGAACGGGGCGTGCGGCCTCATCGTCCCGCCGCGCGCCCCGTGCTTCGCCAGTCTACCACCGCCGCTGCCGTCGCCGCGAGGAATTTCCTGCGCCGCGGCCCGGTCGCCGGAGCCTTCACCGCCGCGCCGCAATCGCTGCCGCGAGTAATTCTCACCGCCGCGCCTCGTCCGCGGATTCTCTCACCGCCGCGCCGCGTCCGCGGATTCTCTCACCGCCGCGCCGCGTCCGCGGATTCTCTCACCGCCGCGCCGCGTCCGTCTCCTCGAGGCAGACCCGGATGAACTCGGCGAGCGACCACGCCTGGCTCGTCGCCCCCCCGAACTCCTCTTTTCCCGCCTCGTACCGGCCGTCCCTGATCTCGCGGAGGCTCCCCACGCAGGCCTCGTCGAGGATCTCGTCCACGAGGGGTTGCACGAGCGCCCGCGCCTCGTGTGCCCGCCCCGCCGCGCGCAGGCAGGTGACGGCCGGCCCCATGAGCCATTCCCAGACGTCCCCGTTGTGGTAGGCGGCGTCGTAGTAATACCGGTCGAGGTCGAGGTGGCGCGGCTTGAAATCGGGATCGGCCGGATCGAGCGAGGCGATGCCGTGCGGGAGGATGACGGGCCCGCACCCCCGCATGACCGTCTCGATCTCGCCGACCGTGAGGAGCGGCTCGGCCTCGACGGCCCCGGGGCCGCTCGCGGGGATCTCCCGCCAGTCGAGCGCGACCCAGCAGGCGAGGATCGCGTTCGGTCTGAGCTGCCCGTCGGCCGATCCGTCCGCGTTCAGGTGGTCGACGAGGGAGCCGCCCGGCCCGCCGATGAACCGCCTCCTGAAATCCGTCTGCAGGTCCGCCGCCCGCCTCGTCCACGCGGCGGCCAGCCGCCGGAGCCCTGCGGCCTCGGGCGGCGCGCCGCCCGCCGGCCGCGCGGCCTCACCGCTCTCCACGCGGCCAGCGAGCGTCCGCGCCCAGGCGGCGCCGACGAGGAGCCCGTGGCGGAAGAGAACCTGCACCTCGACGGCCCGGTCGCCGCGCGGCGAGTAGGGATTCTGCTCGCCGCCGGCGTCCATCCACGTCTCCCCGTCGCCGTGCACGAGGAAGCCCTCGTCGTCGACGGCCGTCTCGAGGGCGCCCGCGACGGCGAGCTCGACGGCCGGCCAGGCCTCGGCGAGGAAGGCCGCGTCCCCGGTCGCTAGCCAGTACTTCCACGCCGCCCGCACGAGCCACCACGTGCCGTCGACGCCGGCGTACTGGAGATGTTCCGGGTCGACGATGTTGGGAAAGCGCCCGAGCCGCATCGAGCCGGGATCGCGCTGCTGGTAGGTCATGAAGGAGAGGAGCACCTCGCGCGCGACGTCGTGGCGGCGCGTGGCGAGCAGGGCGCCGGGCAGGCAGATGAAGGAATCGCGCCCCCAGTAGGTCGGGAACCAGTGGAACCCCGCGTAGATCCCCCGCCCCCGCTGGTTCATCACGAGGTTGTCCATCGAGGCGACGGCCCAGCGGAAGGCCTTCGCCAACCGTTCGTCGTCCGCCCTGAATCCCGTCCGCTCGACGATCTCCTCGATCCGCCGGAGCCTGGCCTCGGCGAGCTCGTCGAAACGCCCGAGGATGCGAGCGGCCTGCTCGGCCGCCTCGTCTTCCGTGTCGCCGAGACCGACGGCGAAGGTGACCGGCCCGCCGTCCGCCTCGAACAGGAGCCGCCCCGGCGTGAAGGGATGCGTTTCGGCCATCGCCTTGCGGGCGGCGTCCTTCGCGTACCGCGCCGTCTCGAAGCGCTCGACCGGCTCGTAGCGGAGCGGGCAACCGGCGGTGACGGTGATCCACGCGGGGCGGCCTGCCGGGGCCGGTTCGTCGGCCCGCGAGACGAAAAGCACGTTCCCCCTCGCGTCCCAGAAGATCCGGTACTCGGGACGCGGCGTCTCCCAGATGAAACGCATGTCGGCGACCGGCGTGAAGGACGCGTCTCCGGCGGCCAGGTTGGTCACGCGGACGAGGAGGCCGTTCTCTTCGTCGGGAAGGAGGATCTCCTCTTTCACGCCGCCTGGGTACTCCCGCACGAGGACGTGCGGATAGGCGCGCGCTTCGGCCGTCCTCGGATCGAGCGGGCGGCCGCCGGCCGCGATCTCCCAGCGGTCGAGGTACTCGTGCATCGACGAGAAGAGCCCGTGGTAGCTCCTCGTGTGGATATTCGTCGCCTCGCCGCTGAAATGGGTGGCCTCCTTGTTCGTGTAGACGAACTCGCGCAGCGCGCCCGGCTGCACGCGGATCTCCCAGCGTTCCGTCATCCGATTGTCCGCGGCCATCGGCGCCGCACCTCCCCGACCCGCCGCCGGCAGGAGAAGCCCGGCGAGCAGGATCGTCGTCGCGATCGATCGAGCGTTCATGAAAACCCCCTTGCCGCCCACATCCTACCCGATGCCTCCCCGCCGCCGCCACGCATTTCCGCCTGGCGACGGGCGGCCGGCGGACAACCGATTTTCCGTTGACCCGCCCCGCCGGGGCGCGGTAGATTGCCGGGGGAGGTCTCCATGGCACAGGTCAGATTCGTCGATGCGGAGAAGATCTACGACGGGGGAGTCGTCGGCGCCACCGGCATCGATCTCTCGATCGAGGACCGCGAGCTGCTCGTCCTCGTCGGCCCCTCCGGATGCGGCAAGTCGACGGTCCTGCGCATGATCGCCGGCCTCGAGGACGTCACCTCGGGCGACCTCTTCTTCGACGGCACGCGCGTCAACGACATGTCGCCGCGCGACCGCAACGTGGCGATGGTCTTCCAGAACTACGCCCTCTACCCGCACATGTCCGTCCACGACAACATGGCCTTCGGCCTGAAGCTCAGAAAGCTCCCGAAGGAGGAGATCCGCTCGCGGGTGGACGAGGCGGCCGCGATGCTCGGCATCGACGGGCTGCTCGACCGCAAGCCGAAGGCCCTCTCCGGCGGGCAGCGCCAGCGGGTGGCCTTGGGACGGGCGATCGTGCGCAAGCCGAGCGTCTTCCTCTTCGACGAGCCCCTCTCCAACCTCGACGCGAAGATGCGCGTCCAGATGCGCGTGGAGATCCGCAAGCTCAATCTCCAGATCGAGACGACGATGGTCTACGTCACGCACGACCAGACCGAGGCGATGACCCTCGGCGACCGGCTCGCCGTGATGAACGAGGGACGCATTCTCCAGGTGGGCACCCCGCTCGACCTCTACAACCGGCCGGCGAGCATGTTCGTGGGCGCCTTCATCGGCTCGCCGGCGATGAATTTCGTCGAGGGGGAGATCGACGGCGACTCTTTCCGCACGTCCTTCACCGCCTTCCCCGTCCCCCGGCGCTACCGCGCCGTCCCGGCCGGCCGCCAGCTCGTCCTCGGCGTGCGGCCGGAGGAGATCTATCTCGGCGACGGCGGCGCCGAGGCGGACGCCGCGTCGATGCACCCCTGCCCCGCCCGCGTCGAGGTCGTCGAGAGCCTCGGCAACGAGTCGATACTCTACCTGGATTGCGGGGGTCAGAGGATCGTCGCCCGGGAGGACCCGGGGATCCGCACCCGCCCCGACGAGAAGGTGGAGATCAGGTTCAACCTCGACCGGGTGCACCTCTTCGACAAGGAAACGGGGAAGGCGCTGCCCGTCGCCTGACACGTCGCACGCCCTCCCGACCCACGCCGGCATCAGACCATCGGCCCGCCGCCCCTCCCATACCGCCGGATCTCGTCGTCCCGCTCGTCGAAGGAGGAGGAGAGGAAACCGTCCTCGTCGTATGCGGGATCGTCCATCAGGCGAAGCAGCAGGTAGGCTTCGTCGCGGACCCGCACCTCGTACTCGACCTCGATCGGCTTGTCGGTCTGGAGGGGAATGACATCCCGGTCCGCGAGCAACAGGATCAGCGGATCCCGGAGCTCCCTGGCCGCGGCGGCCTGCTTTTCCTCTCCCTGAGCCGTATGGACGGTCCAGAGCAGGTCGAGCAGGTTCCCCCGCCACGAGGCCCCGGACTTCGAGAACCCCTCCGCCAGGGCCTGCGCGTACCCCCGGTCGAAGAGGCACAGCATCTCCCTGGCCCGCGCCGCGAGCCCCGGAGCCCCGTCGTGCATGATGCCGACGAGGATCGACGCGGCCGCCGGATCGTCCTTGATTTCGCTCCTGAAAAGGAGCGACGAATCGAAATCCGCGATGCGGTCGTCCCGCAGCAGGGAGAGTATGACCTGTGCGTCGGCGCTCATCGCCCCTTCACCTCATTTCAGCGTGACGACCCGGCCGGAGCCCGGAATCGCGTTGAGCCTCCGGCAGATCTTCTTCGCATCCTTCGCCTTCCTCGGATCGAGACCGCGAAGCACGAGTTGGAGGAAAACGTGGGTGGTCGACGCGGATGCCGGCCTCGTCGTCAAAAGAAATCGCGTCTTCCCCTTCACGGCGATCCTCTTCCTCCGCAGCGCGGCGTAGAAGTGCCGCTTGCTGGAGCAGGAGTTCACGAAGAGGGCGCCGCACGCGAGACCCGTCGCGTCGAGGTCGCCCGAGCCGACCTTCACCATCGTTTCGAAGTCGGCGCCGCGCTTGATCGTATACCAGTAGTGCCTCGTTGCAAGCGTTCTCTCGCCGAGACCGTTCGTCAGCCGGGCGATAGCGGGCTTGCAGGAAGCGAGGCTGCGCCTGGCGAACCTGATCGTTCCGCACGTTGCGGCCGTCTTCTTCGCGATCGGCCTGGCGGCGAGCTTGAACACGTTCCTGACCCATGCCCGGGCGAAGAATGTCTTCGGGGGCGTCTCGGGATATTCCGACGGCGCGACGCAGTGATGCAGGATCTCCTCGATGCATGGCACGTTGACGGCGTCCCATCCCATCCTGAAATGATCCCCCATCGGGTTCGATGCCGAGTTCGGCGGATCCTTGCATATCTTGAAGCCCGAACCGCAGAACGCCGGCCCCTGTCCGTACCGGGAGTGCCCGTCGTACACGACGACCGCACCGCCGGCATCGAGGGCTTTCCGGAAAGCGGCCTTCTCGAAGACCAGGTCGATGTCGATCTTCCGCTTCCCCTTCTTGTACCTGTACCGGAGAGGTGATGCCGAGACCTTCGTCACGGATGCATGGCCATCCAGGAGAGTCGTGACATCGGAACAGTCGTTCCAGTCGCGCACCTGGCAACCGAACGCGATGATTACTTTCTCGACCGGCACCGTTCGCTCCGCGGTTCGGGGTCACGTACCTTCGATTTCAAGGGTCTCGTAGACGAATCCGTCGGTCGGCAGCGTGATCTCGAACTCGTCGATCACCGGATAGATGCCGGCCGGGGTCGCCGGATCCCCATCTCCCACATCGGACCCCACCGTTACGTAGTCGGGGCCCGCGCAACCGAGCGCTCCCTGCCGATCGCGGACCTCATCGATATCCTCCAGCAATCCCTTGAGCGGGTTTCTGGATGGATCGTACCCGTGCCTGCCTTCCACGTGCACCGACAGCCACTCGACGGCCTCACGCTCCCTCCCGGGATTGATGGGAAGGCAGACCCGCACCCACGGGCTGTTGAGGAACGAGTTCCGCCGCATGTCCCCGTCGAGCTGGATGCACCAGCCGAGCGAGACCCCCATCGGGGCCGGCTCGGATTCCGCGGTGATCTCGTACGCCTCCCGCCCGAAGCTCGTCGACACGGGCGAGTACCGCGGCCGCCACCAGGACGGATGCGTGTAGACGAATATCCCCTCGATATCGAAGTAGCGGTGGAAGTACTCGATCTCGAGCGGCACCGGCTCGGCCGGATCGTCGCCCCGGCCGAAGAGCTGCGAGATCATGCGATTCATGATCTCGTAGCGCTCCTCGCGCCGGAGATCGATGGCGGGCCGCGCCTTGATCTTGCTCCGCTCGGTGATGAGCGTCTTCTCTCGCTGGAACTGTTCCTCGAGCAGTTTCTGCTCGATCTCGTGGACGAGTTGCTGCCGTTTCGCTTCCCACTCGTCGAGCACTTCCTGCGCCGGATCCCAGGCGTAGGTGTAGTTCACCGACACGCTCGCAGAATCACCCGGGAGGATCACGATGTTGATCGTGTAGGTGTTTGTGTTCGGATCCCAGCCGGGCCCCCACTGGATGTCGTTCTTCGGCGAGGGTGCGTAGTCCTCCTTCCCGCCGCCCTCGAGATCGGTGATCGAGTCGATGCTGACCGCGGTCACCATCCGGTCAGCGCCGGGGTTGATCACGACCGTCACGAAATATCCGTGGTCGGAATCCCGCGCTATGACCGAGCTCGTGGAACCGGTATCGGTGCCGCCGCGCGGCCGCGGCGGGCATCCTGGTGGCAGCTCGGGAACCGAAACAGGTTCCGCCTCCCGGAAATGGACGAACCTGCTGCGCGCGAGCCCATCGCCCGGGTTCCTGATGTACAGTTGCCAGACGAGGCGCGGGCCGAGATCCTGCACCTTGACGAGCACCTTCCCGAGCACCCGCCGGAGCCCGTAGCTGACCGGGTGCTCCGACTCGTTCTTGATGAGGCGCCTCGTGAGGTTCTTCTCGGTCGTCTCCTCGTAGTCCCGTGTCTTGATCGTGTAGCTTTTGCGGATCCGCTCGGAGGCGCGCGTGGTGATCTCCTTCACCCGGCGTGACGTTTCCTCGCGGTTGCGCTGCGTCGAGGAAGAGAGCGAAGCCGATGCGGACGCTCCCGCCTGCCAGACGCCGATGGAACCGGAGGCGTTTGCGGACATCGACGCGGAGGCGTCCCTCTGGATCATGGAGGAGACCTTGTCGGAGATCTCATCGAGGTTCTTGCTCTCGACCGCCTTCTCGCTGACCGACTCGTAGCCGACCTCGACGATCTCCTCGTGGATCTGCTTCCTGGTGGTCTCGTAGACCACCTCGAGGGTCTCCAGCGGCGCGACGGTGAACGCTTCCTCGATGGGACCGACTCCCTCCTCGAGGTTGAAGTACAGCTGCCGGTAGAAGTGCGCGATGCCGATCGGTGACAGCCCTTCCTCCAGGATCTTCGGCGGCAGGAATTCGTAGGTCTTGTATTTCGTGGCGCCGTTGAGGGCCGACCTGATCGCCTCGGCGGGAGGCTTGTCTTCCGCTATGGCATGATCGACCGCCTTGACGAGCGCGTCGTAGAAAAAGACGCGACAAGCGTGGAAATCGAAGTCGTCATCCACGGCGCCGAGGCGCCCGTTGAGGACGGTGGGCAACGTCCGGCCGGCGGTCTGCCAGAGCGGCCGGTGCTCTCCCGCTGTCTTGCCCTTCCGGCGGAACATCCGGGACAGGAAGGTGCCGCTCCGCTCCTCGTCCTCCACCTCCCGGATAACGCGCATGACGCCGTGGGGATATACGGTGTCGCCGATCCTGACGGCCTCGGGGAATCCCTTGATCTTGACCGGTTGCACCTCGCCCTCGGCGATCGGATAGCCGAGGGAATCGACGTACATGCTCTCCACCTTCGTACCGGCCGGCAGGCGGCTCGCCGCGGAGGCCGGCATCCGCTCGCGCGGTCGGTTCACATACAGCGCCGCCGCCGTCGGGGCCGAGGACCGTGCAACCATGTACTTGCCCTTCTGCGAGCGCCAGGCCATCATCCCGGCCATCTGGAACAATGCCCAGTCCGAGAGCCATGTGATGATCAGCGGTTCGTACGCCGCCACGACGATCGAGGCATACGCGTCGCCGAAACGCTTCAACTCGGTGGTCATCGCGCACTCCTTTCCTCGCACGCGAACCGACGACGGCGGCCGATCGCCGACGCCATCCGTTTCGCAGGTTTAAATTTTCAGATAATGTTGCTAGCCGCTGGAGGAGAGCATACCATCATTCTCTATCTATTGCAAGGAAATAATATAGAGGAACATGCACTGTATGCTTCAATTTACACTAGTAAACTATTAGTTACACTCTTGAGGCGTCCGTTCCGGCGCGGTATCCATCTGATACTTATGGCGAAACGGATTTCCAGGAGGGCGGTGAGCCGTCAGTGGACCGTGTCGTCCCCCGGCTGCGCCCGCTGGAAGGTCTCGGCGGGATCCTGCCGGTAGTAGAGACGCATGGCATCGTAGAGATCGGGGTGCTCCTCCTCGAGGTCGAGGGGGAGCTCGAAGAAGTACTCGGTGACGACGGCGAAGAACTCGGCGGGGCTTTCGGCGGCGTACTCGTCGATGAAGGTGTCGTACCCCTCCTCCACGTCCTCGACGAGCTCGCGGTACTCCCGGTCCATCACGGCGGTCCAGGCGGAGAGATCGCCGTCTGGAAGATACCCCGCCCCGGCTGCGCGCGTCGCCTCGTCGTCGAGCTGGTGCGCGAACTCGTGGAAGACGACGTTCACGCCGTCGGAGGCGTCGGCCGCGTCCTCGAGGACGACGTCCCAGGAGAGCACGAGCGCCCCCTCCCCCCACGACTCCCCCTCGCGCGTCTCGAATCCCTGCGTGACGATCCCCGAATCGTGGTACTCCTCCACGGGAGAGGAGAACTCGCCGGGATAGACGAGGATCGAGTCGAGGCCGGGGAAGACGTCCGTCTCGCGGTGCAGGAGCAGTATGCAGGCGAGCGAGGCGATGACGACCCGCACGGTGTCGTTCATCTCGAGCCCGCCGCACCCCTCGAAGCGCTTCTCGTCGAGGAAGATCCGCACGAGGCCGAGGAGCTCGAGCTTGTCCGCCGTGGAGAGCAGGTGCCAGTAGGCGACGCGCCGCTCGATGACCTCGAGCCAGCGCGGCGGGAAGGCTTCGCGCTTCAGCGCTTCCCTGCGTTTCTTCCGTCGTCCGAACATGGGGTGATATCGCCACCTTGCCATATGCCGAGAACGTGAATCCTGACTGCCGGAGGATGATAGCACTTATCTTCGATCAGATGTCAAGGTTCCTGCCCGATCCGCGCCCTCGAGCGGTTCAGGCGGACGAGCCGTTGGCATGACGTCGATATCGTGTATCTCGAATCCACATCACGGCGAGGAGGCACGCGATGATCGCGTAGAGCGCCGTGCGAACGGCGTCAGCTCGAAGCGATGGATCGAGGAACTCTCCGCTGAAGTTGACCATGAAATGCAAGATGATCGCCGCGATCGTGCTTCGAGTCGCCTCCCATATCCAGGTGTAGAGGAACGTCGTGCTGAAAGCCGCTACAAGATACAGCCAGAATCCGGGCGTGAACACGCCGAGTTTCGACTGATAGGAACCGCTCAGCCAGAAGAGCGGAAGGTGCCAGACGATCCACACCGAGGCGAGAACCAGGGTCGCTGGAAGCGGTCCCATGCGCGTCCGCAGCAGCGGCAGCCCGAAGCCGCGCCAGGACAACTCTTCCGGAAGTGGCCCGAAGAAAAGAAGAAACGCTGCCATGGCCGCGAGTTGACCGGGCGCGGCCGCCTGCCGCAGAAACGGACCCGTCGCTGCTCGATTTCCGAGTGCGAGATCGATCAGCACGGACAGGCCCGTGACTGCGAACGGGATTGCGACGATCATGATCCACGGCCGCATCCCGAACCGAAGACGCGTCAGCCTCGCAGAGTAGCCCGTCCTGGATGACGGGGAGGCGAGGAGCACGAAGATGACAGTGACCGCGAACAGCGCACCGCCGCCGACGTACTGCAGAACCCGCGCCGTGGCAGGATGACTATCGGAGATGATCGCCGCGGGCACCCATGCCGACCAGGTCGCCACGACCGCCGTCGCAAGGTATGCACACGAGGAACTCGAAAGCCGTCGGAACAGGGTACTCTTGTTGCTGTGGGCATATTCACGATCCAAAGCTACCCCCTCGCGCCACCGAACGGCACCGCGAATCGACGGTGGGCGGGAGCGTGCTCACGCGAACGCCCATCCTCCACAGACTCAAGATAGATGTTTCTGCGGGTGCGCGTCAAATGCCATCACTGTACACATAACTGTATAAATAGGCTGGACTTCCCCTGGTTTGCTAGACACCTGATAGGTTACAATTGAGCCTAAAGGAGGGAGTCCGTGAGCAGCAAGCGATATTCGCCG from the Candidatus Krumholzibacteriota bacterium genome contains:
- a CDS encoding DUF362 domain-containing protein, with the translated sequence MIRSGGEKSMVVLARCGDYEPSRVADALERVLDPLGGMASFVKPDQRVLVKPNLLSAKAPERAITTHPNLVAAVVESVRRAGGKPVVGDSPGGAVRGVRRVWENSGMAAMAERTGVELVNFEASGSRGVPFGAYTFFVAKPVLDADVIVNVAKLKTHSLTLMTGAVKNMFGAIPGFRKSEQHKLYPKPGRFAEMLVHLYKLVTPSVTIVDGIVAMAGNGPSSGDPYELGLLAAGIDGPAIDAVLADRIGFPPGLIDTTRIAAELGVGEGDLSR
- the dprA gene encoding DNA-processing protein DprA; the protein is MGCTGLSRAWLRILSSDGVGAGSWRRLSRRLSPERIAAMLETVQGREWLCRILGRPPGPPDLELAAAWERRIDGDRCRAVSLGEPGYPPLLAETSDPPPLLFVSGAIETAARPVVCIVGSRAASRRGRVVARELAAALSRLGVAVVSGLARGIDTAAHLGALEEEGGTVAVLGCGIDVAYPRENADLAVEIARRGCLVSEFPFGTPPLRHHFPRRNRILAGLALGTVVVEAGEGSGAMVTAALAAEEGREVLAVPGPVDHPGSRGPHRLLRDGAALVESLADVLDAIPALGAAARAEDGGEAETGGGVEASGDGEIETGGGVEASGGGEIETGGDETASRDGLLPGGEAQRLVAALDLEPKHIDELAEICDIPAVVILPLLLELEMRGVVERCGVGLYAIAPGRKRRGDAP
- the ugpC gene encoding sn-glycerol-3-phosphate ABC transporter ATP-binding protein UgpC gives rise to the protein MAQVRFVDAEKIYDGGVVGATGIDLSIEDRELLVLVGPSGCGKSTVLRMIAGLEDVTSGDLFFDGTRVNDMSPRDRNVAMVFQNYALYPHMSVHDNMAFGLKLRKLPKEEIRSRVDEAAAMLGIDGLLDRKPKALSGGQRQRVALGRAIVRKPSVFLFDEPLSNLDAKMRVQMRVEIRKLNLQIETTMVYVTHDQTEAMTLGDRLAVMNEGRILQVGTPLDLYNRPASMFVGAFIGSPAMNFVEGEIDGDSFRTSFTAFPVPRRYRAVPAGRQLVLGVRPEEIYLGDGGAEADAASMHPCPARVEVVESLGNESILYLDCGGQRIVAREDPGIRTRPDEKVEIRFNLDRVHLFDKETGKALPVA
- a CDS encoding zinc-dependent peptidase, yielding MFGRRKKRREALKREAFPPRWLEVIERRVAYWHLLSTADKLELLGLVRIFLDEKRFEGCGGLEMNDTVRVVIASLACILLLHRETDVFPGLDSILVYPGEFSSPVEEYHDSGIVTQGFETREGESWGEGALVLSWDVVLEDAADASDGVNVVFHEFAHQLDDEATRAAGAGYLPDGDLSAWTAVMDREYRELVEDVEEGYDTFIDEYAAESPAEFFAVVTEYFFELPLDLEEEHPDLYDAMRLYYRQDPAETFQRAQPGDDTVH
- a CDS encoding CPBP family intramembrane metalloprotease, translating into MATWSAWVPAAIISDSHPATARVLQYVGGGALFAVTVIFVLLASPSSRTGYSARLTRLRFGMRPWIMIVAIPFAVTGLSVLIDLALGNRAATGPFLRQAAAPGQLAAMAAFLLFFGPLPEELSWRGFGLPLLRTRMGPLPATLVLASVWIVWHLPLFWLSGSYQSKLGVFTPGFWLYLVAAFSTTFLYTWIWEATRSTIAAIILHFMVNFSGEFLDPSLRADAVRTALYAIIACLLAVMWIRDTRYRRHANGSSA